The genomic region TCGTGCGCAGATGCCGCAATGGCTCGAGTGGATCAGCAACGTGATGCCCGCCAGCTATGCGCTCGAGGCGCTGCAGGAGGTGGGCAGGCATCCGGAGCTGACCGCGGTCGCGGTTCGTGACATCGTTGTGGTGATCGGATGCGCGGTGCTCGCGCTCGCTCTGGCCGCAGCCACGCTACGACGAAGGACTCCCTGATCACTTGACGACCAACGCAGAACGCAAACGGCCCGGCCGACCGCCGGGGACGTCGGACACCCGGGAGCGCATTCTTGCCAGCGCGCGTGAATTGTTCGCGCGCAAAGGGATCGACAGAACCTCGATCCGCGCGATCGCCGCCGATGCAGGGGTCGACCCGGCGCTCGTGCATCATTACTTCGGCACCAAGACGCAACTGTTCGCCGCAGCCATCCACATCCCGATCGACCCCATGCAGGTGATCGGACCGCTGCAGGAGATTCCGGTCGAGGACATCGGCCGGACACTGCCATCGATCCTGTTGCCGCTGTGGGAGTCCGAGCTGGGCAAGGGCTTCATCGCGACGCTGCGGTCGGTCCTCGCGGGGAACGACGTCTCGCTGGTGCGGTCCTTCTTCCAGGAGATCATCGCCGCCCAGATCGGCGCCCGCGTCGACGACCCGCCCGGCACCGGCCCGGTCCGGGTCCAGTTCGTGGCCTCACAGCTGGTCGGCGTGGTGATGGTCCGCTACATCCTCGAACTCGAGCCGTTCAAGTCGTTGCCCGTCGAGCAGGTGGCCGAGATCATCGCTCCCAACCTGCAGCGCTACCTGACCGGCGACCTACCCGACCTGTCCTGACGCAAGATCGAGCATCCGCTGGTGTTCGCCGTCATCGGTGACCGCGACAGCCTCGTCGATCAACAACACCGGAATCCCGCCGTCGATGCGGTAGGCGCGGCGCAGCCGCGGGTTGTAGAGATACTCGTCCTCGACGAGCAGCAACGGTCCGCGATCCTGCGGACAGACCAGGATCTCCAGAAGCCTGGCGTCCAGAGCCATCCGCGTCAGCCGACCGGATTGAAGCCCATGCCGGGGAGCACCGGCACGGGACCGGCGATCGGCCCTTGGGCCGCGGCCGATTGCTGGGCTCGCAGCTGCAGCTTGCGCTGGTAGGCGATGGTCTCCTTGAGCGCCTCGACCAGCGGGGTCTGGTTCGGCCGTTTGTCGAGCGCCTCGATGAGGGCGGTGGCGTTGGCCCCGGACGGGCGGAACCCCTGTCTCCGCAGGAGCATCGCGTCGTCGATCAGCTTGGAGATCTGTCCGCCGCCGTCGCCCTGCGCGTACTCGGCGTGGATGGACTGCAACACCTGGTCGGCTTGCCGGGCCCGTTGGGCGGCCGCGACGGCCTCCTCATCGACCCGGTTGCAGTCGTCACCGGTGCACGGCTTCTTCGGGCCGTCGGCCTCGGCGGTAGGGGTCGGCGCCTCGGTGGTCGTGGGCTGGGCGGGCTGCGCGGACGCGGTCGGCGCGCCATTTTCTGTGAACAGGGTGGCGGCCAGCGCGGCGCCGGCGATGCCGCCGATGACGACGCGGCGCCAGGCCTCGCGATCACTACCGGTCTGCAGCGAGAACAAGGTCATCATTCCTCCAGCTCGGTGACGCGACTGCCCGACGCGGCGGCGTTCGACCACCAGCGGGGAGCCTAACAGCGACCGCCCGAGGCGGCACGGTCATCCAGGCTGGCCCTCGGCGATCTCGGTACGCACCGCAACGGTCAACCGCTTGTACCGATTCGTATCGGGGTCCAGGTACCAGGCGTTACGCGACGGCTTCGGGAGGCCCTCGGCGCGCAGCGGGCTGATCAGGGGTCGGTAGGAGGCGCTGAGTGCCATCTTCGAGACCACGTGGACGATGTCGGGTGGGCAGCCGACGGGAAGGTCGGACAGCGCCTCCGACAGATCGGCCGAGGGGATGCTGCCGCCGGGGCGCAGGGCGAGCGCGGTCACGGCCAGTTCGTGGCCATTCACCTCGACCCCGTAGGTCACCGCGAGGTCGACCGCCCCGAGATGGCCGACGGCGTCGTTGACAGGTGCGGAGAACACGCAGCCCCGTGCGGTGCGGATGACCAAGCCCCGGTTGTCGACGAGCCAGTAGTCCCCGTCTTCGTCGCGGCGGAACAGGTACTCGGTGGACACCCAGGTGTCGGCCGGGGCGAACACACCGCGCTTGATCGAGGCGGTGGGGTCCACTGGTCCACGGGGATGGGCGAGCAAGACGCCGACCTCGTTGTCGTCGGCCCGGCGCACGAAGCCGTCGTCGTCCTCGAGGATCAGGTCCTCGTCGGGGTCGTAGGCGGCCAGCGCGACCTCGCCACCGCCGGGCAGCTGCCTGCCCTTGCTGCCGATCTTGGCGCCGGACACGTTGGCCAGCACGGCCTGACCGTCGGTGGTCGCGAAGAACTCGACGATCTGGGCGGGCGCGAACACCTCGACGACGCGCTTCCACAGTCCGGTCGGCATGCCCGAGCCGATGAACAACCGCACGGGATGGCTGCCGACCAGCGAGAACGACGGGTCGTCGATGACGTCGCGCAGCATGCCCCACGTGTAGGTCACGACGGTGACGCCGTACTGGCGGATCTCTTGGACGAACCGGTCGGGCCGGGGGCCGCGCGACAACGCGATCCGTGACCCGCCGACGACGGCGCCACCGAGTGCCACCAGCAGTCCCGACTGGTGGTGCAGCGGGGTCAGGCAGTACACGGTGTCGTTTCGGCTGAGGTTGGCGGCGGACGCCGTGCCGAACGCCGAGAGCGCCCAACGGTAGTTGGTGATCTGCCGGGCGTGGAGTTCGCCGCCGACGGTGCTGAAGGCGACGAAGGCCAGATCCCGGGCCAGTCCCGGATTCGGTCGGTACCAGCCCGGCAGGTCCACGACCTCGGGATCGATCTGTTCCATGTCGACCACGCCTGCGTGCTCAGGCAGGTGAAGGTCGCGGGACTCGCCGCCACCCAGGATGAGCACCCGGGTGCCCAGCCCCCGCGCCGCGTCGAGGTGGGTGGGGTCGGCGATGATCTCCGACACCGAGCCCAGGCGCACGGCGGCGGCCAGGTCGACGTCGGGCGGCATCAGGACCGCCACCGCCCCCAGCCGGGACAGTGCGGCGATCGCGACCAGGGCGCTGGGGCGGGTCTCCATCAACACGCCGACGTGCGCCCCCTGGCGCACCCCGACTTCGATGAGCCCGCGAACGACGTTGTCGATGCGTCGGTCGACCGCCTCGTAGGTGTGCACTCGGCCGTCGAACAGCAGGGCTTCGCCGTTGGGTGCGTCCCTGGCCTGTTCGCTCATGATCCGCCCGAGCGAGATGCGGGTGTGGTCGTTGATCTGGCCGAGTCGCGCCAGGCGCGGCAGCGTTCGGGCCGTCTCGACGGCCAGCGCACGGGCGGATTTGTTGGCCGACACCAGCGCGCCCGCGGCGGAGCGTGCGAAGCTGAAGACCATCTCGGTGGCCGCCCCCGCCCCGTGGGCCACCCGGGAGCTCAGCGAGACACCGCTTTCGCTGTGCTCCTGCGGCAACAGCGCCATCGGGTTCACGTCCCCGGGCAACTCGCCGGTGCCGTCGAGCCACTTCACCCACTGTGCGACCGTCGGCCACGTCTGGTCGGCCGCCTTGGAGCCCACGACCAGACCGAAATGACCTGCGCGGATCAGATACTCATAGACATCGGCCTTCGGGGCAGCGCGCTTGATGCCGCGCACGGACGCGGGCTGTCCGATGTCGTCCACCTCGCCGACCACCGCGAGCACCGGGCAGTCGATGTCGGAGAGCGTGACCAGGTCGCCGTGAATGTTGAAGCCGCCGCTCATCATCCGGTTGTGGGCGATGAATTGCTTGAGCAGTTCGGCGATGGCCGGTCCCGACCAGGCGATCCACCCCTCGGAAGCCAGGAAGCGGCGCTGCTGCTCGCGCGGCAGCAGCGCCTCGCGGTCATGCAACTGGCGCAGGAAGTCGATACGCGACTGTGCGGTCTTGAGCGGATCGAGCATCTGAAACCCGGTGCGGGCCAGCCAACCGGGGATGTCGATGCGGCTGAACACATGGTCGGCCATGAAGTCCGCCGCGGCGGGCGCGATGCCGGGCGGCAGGTTCATCGGCAGCGCGGCCAGGGTATCGACCGGCGAGCCGAACGCGATGATGCTTGCCAGGTCCTTGGATCGGCGGTAGGCCGCCGACTGGTAGGCGAACATGCCGCCCTGCGAGTAGCCGGCCAGGTGCACGTCGCGGCCGGTGACCTCTTTCACGGTGTCGATCGCCTCGCTGAGCGCGACGACGTGGTCCGCGAGGGTGCGTTCCATGCCGCCCTCGACCTTGTCGGGTGCGCCGAAGTCGATGACCCACGGGTCGATGTCGACCTTGTGCAGGATGCCGACGGCGCCGTCGTCGCGGGTCACGTCCCACATGTCGGCCGACATCATCATCGGGTGCACCATCAGCACGGGTGGGCCGGGTTGCCTGGCGCCGGGCCGCGTGTCCGGCGGGAAGTACCGACGCAACCGGTACATCGGCACGCTCTGGATGATCTGAAACGGCGAAGGCACCGCCCCGGTCTCCAGTCCGCCGTAGCGCAAGACCTCCAGGCCATTCTGAGCAGTGGCCACCAGTCGGCCTACGGGCCTGGTTATCGCCGACAAGTCCACCACCGCGCTCCCCTTTATGCGACCTCGCGTTCCCCCGAGTAACGGGGCAATCATGGCACAGCCTGTGCCGCGGAACGGTCGACCTATCATCGGCGGTCGTGGCGAACCTGATCAACGTCGAACGCGTGACGGTCAGCTACGGCACCCGTACGCTGCTCGACGCTGTGAGCCTGGGCATCGACGACGGCGACGCGGTCGGCGTCGTCGGACGCAACGGCGACGGCAAGACGACCCTGCTGCAGATCCTGACGACGGCGCGCGAACCCGACTCCGGTCGGGTGACTCACACGTCCGGGCTGTCGGTCGGCTACCTGCACCAGAGCGACGACTTCGGAGCCCAGGCCACCGTCCGCGAAGTGATCGTCGGCGGCAGGCCCGACCACGTATGGGCTGCAGAACCGCACACCCGCGACGTGGTCTCGCACCTGCTGGGCGGCGTGGACGTGGACACCACCGTCGGGCACCTGTCCGGCGGTGAGCGGCGGCGCGTGGCGCTGGCCACCGTCCTCATCGCCGGCCACGACGTGCTCGTGCTCGACGAGCCGACGAACCATCTCGACGTCGAGGTGATCGGGTGGCTCGCCGGACACCTCAACGCTCGGCCTGCCAGGGCGCTGGTGGTGGTCAGCCACGATCGCTGGTTCCTCGACGCGGTGTGCACCAGGACGTGGGAGGTGCACAGCGAATCTGGGAAAGGGCGAGTCGACGGTTACGAGGGGGGCTACGCGGCCTACGTGCTGGCGCGCGCGGAGCGGATGCGGCTGGCGGCAGGCGCCGAGGCGCGCCGCCAGAACCTGATGCGCAAGGAACTCGCGTGGCTGCGGCGGGGTCCGCCGGCGCGCACCTCCAAGCCCAAGTTCCGGATCCAGGCGGCCAACGAGTTAATCGCCAACGAGCCCCCGCCGCGCGATTCCCTGGTGCTGCAGAGCTTTGCGACCACCCGACTCGGCAAAGACGTGTTCGACCTGCACCGCGTCCGCCTCGAGGCGGGCGACACCGTCGTGCTCGACAAGATCGACTGGTCGATCGGGCCGGGCGCACGCATCGGCCTGGTCGGCGTCAACGGCACCGGCAAGACGACGGTGCTGCGGCTGCTGGCCGGCGAGCTGGCCCCCACGGCCGGCACGATCAAGCGCGGCGCCACGCTGAAGATCGGTTACCTCAGTCAGGCGCTGGCCGAACTCGGCGGCGCCGAGCGGGTGCTCGACGCGATCGAGAACCGCCGTCGAATCACGGAACTGGCGGGCGGACGGGAGATCAGCGCCGACACCCTGCTGCGAGACTTCGGATTCACCGGCGACAAGCTGACCGCGCGGGTGGCGGAGTTGTCGGGCGGCGAGCGGCGCAGGCTGCAGTTCCTGCGCATGCTGCTCGACGAACCGAATGTGTTGCTGCTCGACGAGCCGACCAACGATCTCGACATCGACACGCTGACTGTCATCGAGGACTACCTGGACGGCTGGCCCGGCACCCTGATCGTGGTCACGCACGACCGCTACTTCCTCGAGCGCGTCACCGACGTCACCTATGCGCTGACCGGCGGTGGTCGCTGCGACCTGCTGCCCGGCGGCATCGATCAGTATCTGGCGCAGCGGGCCTCCGCGGCGCCGTCGAGTGCTCGACCGGAACCGCAGAAGGGTGAGTCGGCAGCGGCGCGCGAACGGCGCACCGGCAAGGAGATGACCCGCATCGAGGGTCAGTTGGAGAAGCTGGACCAGCGGATCGCCGCACTGCATCAGTCGATGGCCGAGGCGGCATCCGACCACGTCCTGCTCGGTCGGCTCAACGACGAACTCCGCGAGCTGGCGCAACGCAAGGACTCGCTCGAAGAGGCGTGGCTGGCCGCTGCCGAGGACTGACCGGCGCAGATCACCGCCGCAGCCGCAGGCGCAGGTCGTCGACCGCCCCGCGCACCACCCTCAGTTGCCTGGCCACCTGCACGGGTGCCGTGCCTCCCCTGGCGTCGCGGGAGTTGACCGATCCGTCCACGGTGAGCACTTCGCGCACCTGCGGCGAGAGCTCCGGGTGGATGCCCGCCAGTTCGGCGTCCGCGAGGTCTTCCAGGCCGACGCCGCGCACCTCGGCCGCACGCACCGCGGCACCCGCCGCCTCGTGCGCGACGCGGAACGGCACTCCCCGTCCCACCAGCCACTCGGCGACATCGGTGGCCAGCGTGTAGCCCAGCGGGGCGAGCTCGGCCATCCGGTCGACGTCGAACCGCAGCGTCGCCACCAGGCCCGCCATCGCAGGCAGCAGCAGCTCCAGCTGGGCCACCGAGTCGAACACCGGTTCCTTGTCCTCCTGCAGGTCGCGGTTGTAGGCCAGCGGTTGCGCCTTGAGGGTGGCCAGCAGCCCGGTCAGGTTGCCGATGAGACGGCCGGACTTGCCCCGCGCGAGCTCGGCGATGTCGGGGTTCTTCTTCTGCGGCATGATCGAGCTGCCGGTCGACCAGGAGTCGTGCAACTCGACATAGCCGAATTCGGTCGTGCTCCAGAGGATGATGTCCTCGGCCAGCCGGGACAAGTCGACGCCGATGATCGAGAAGACGAATGCCGCCTCGGCGGCGAAGTCCCGGGAAGCGGTGGCATCGATCGAGTTGTCGGCCGCCGCGGCGAATCCGAGGTCGGCGGCGATCGCGTCGGGATCGAGGCGCAGCGACGACCCGGCGAGCGCCCCGGATCCGTAGGGCGACACGGCCGTGCGCTTGTCGACGTCGGCGAGCCGGTCGACATCGCGCAGCAGCGGGTGGGCATGCGCCAGCAGGTGATGGGCGAGCAGGACGGGTTGCGCCGACTGCAGGTGCGTCTTGCCGGGCATGATCGCCGTCGGGTGGGCTGCGGCCTGGTCGGCGAGTGCGGACGCCACCTCGAGCACCCCGTCGGCGACCCGCCGGATCGCATCGCGAAGCCACAGCCGAAACAGCGTGGCCACCTGATCGTTTCGCGAGCGGCCCGCGCGCAGGCGGCCGCCGAGTTCCGCGCCGACGCGGTCGATCAGGCCGCGTTCCAGCGCGCCGTGCACATCCTCGTCGGTGACGAGAGGCCCGAAGCCGCCGTCGGCGACGTCGGCGGCCAGGCTGTCCAGGCCGACCAGCAGCCCGTCACGCTGCTCCTCGGTCAACAGGCCGGCCGCAAACAGGACGCGCGCGTGCGCCTTCGACGCTCGGATGTCGTAGGGCGCCAACACCCAGTCGAAGTGCGTCGACTTCGACAGCGCCGCCAGCGCATCGGACGGTCCGCCGGAGAATCGCCCACCCCACAGCGAGCCTTCGTTGGTGCTCACTTACCGGCCAGATCCCGGCGGGCCGAGATGCTCGACGACAGGCCGTGGATCTGCACGAAGCCGCGGGCCGCGGACTGGTCGAACGTGTCGCCTTCGTCGTAGGTGGCGAGGTTGAAGTCGTACAGCGACTCTGCGCTGCGGCGACCGTTGACCGCGATGTGCCCGCCGTGCAACACCATTCGGATCTCCCCCGAGACGTGCTCCTGGGTACTGGCGACGAACGTTTCCAGCGCGGTCTTCAGCGGCGAATACCAAAGCCCGTCGTAGACGAGCTCGCCCCATTTGCGGTCGGTGCCCCGCTTGAAGCGGCCGAGCTCGCGTTCGAGGGTGACGTGTTCGAGCTCGGTGTGCGCGGTGATCAACACCATCGCCCCCGGCGCCTCGTAGATCTCGCGGCTCTTGATGCCCACCAGGCGGTCCTCGACGACGTCGAGCCTGCCGACACCCTGCTCACCGCCGCGCCGGTTGAGCTCCTCGATGGCCTCCAAGACGCTCACCGGCCTGCCGTCGATGGACACCGGGACACCGCGCTCGAAGCCGACGACGACCTCGTCGGGGACCCCCCAGTTGACCGTCGGGTCGACGGTGTAGTCGTAGACGTCCTTGGTCGGCGCGTTCCAGAGATGCTCCAGGAAGCCGGTTTCCACGGCGCGGCCCCACACGTTCTGGTCGATGGAGAATGGGGAGCGCTTGGTGACGTTGATGGGAATCGCGTTCTCTTCGGCGAATGCGATGGCCTTCTCGCGGGTCCACGCGTAGTCGCGGACCGGCGCGAGCACCTGAAGATCCGGGGCCAGCGAATTGAACCCGACCTCGAAGCGCACCTGGTCGTTGCCCTTGCCGGTACAACCGTGTGCGACGGTGCCGCCGCCGTGCTTGCGCGCCGCGGCCACCAGGTGCTTGACGATCAGCGGCCGGCTCAGTGCGGACACCAACGGGTAGCGGTCCATGTAGAGCGCGTTGGACTGGATCGCGGGCAGGCAGTACTGCTCGGCGAACTCGTCGCGGGCGTCCACGACGACTGCCTCGACCGCCCCGCAGTCGAGCGCGCGCTGCCGGATGACCTCCATGTCCTCGCCGCCCTGTCCGAGGTCGATCGCGACGGCGACCACCTCGCGTCCGGTCTCCTTGCCGATCCAGCTGATCGCCACCGAGGTATCCAGACCTCCGGAGTACGCCAGGATGACGCGTTCGCTCATCGGTTACCAGTCTCCTTCTGTTGGATGCCTTCGAATTTCGTCGCCAGTTCCGCGCCGGTCATCGGCTCGCGGGCGACGACCAGGATGGTGTCGTCGCCGGCGACGGTGCCCACGACGAACGGCAGCGCCGCCCGGTCGATCGCGCTGGCGAGGTAGTGGGCCGCGCCCGGCGGGGTGCGCAGGATCGCGAGGTTGCCACTGGCGTCGGTGGACACCAGTAGCTCGGCCAGCAGCCGTGACATCCGTTCCGTGCCGCCGGAGACGCCGCGCACCGGACTGCCGTCCTCGGGCACGACGTAGACGCCGACGCCGCCGTCTGCCCCACGCAGTTTGACCGCGCCGAGTTCCTCGAGGTCGCGCGACAGCGTCGCCTGGGTGACATCGATGCCCTCGCCGGCCAGCATCGCGGCCAGCTCACCCTGGCTGTGTACGGACTGCGTCGACAGGATCGACACGATGCGCGCCTGCCTGCCCGCCCTGGTCGCCGCTGAGGTCACTGCTCGACTCCCGCTCGCTCCAACAGCCACACCAGCAGCGCCTTCTGCGCGTGCAGGCGGTTCTCGGCCTCGTCCCACACCGCGCTGTGCGGCCCGTCGATCACGTCGTCGGTGATCTCATCACCACGGTGTGCGGGAAGGCAATGCAGGACAACGGCTTCGGAGTCGGCAAGGGTGACCAAGTCGGAGTTGACCTGGAACGGGCGGAACGGGCCGACCCGATCGAGGCCGTCGTCCTCCTGTCCCATGGAAGTCCAGGTATCGGTGACCAGTACGTCGGCGCCCTCAGCGGCTGCCCGTGCGTCGGCGGTCAGCGCCACCGTCGCCCCGGTCTGTGCGGCCCGCTTCTTGGCGGCGGCAACGAAATCCGGGTGCGGTGCGAAGCCGTCGGGGGCGGCGATCGTGACGTCGATGCCCGCGGTCACGCCGCCCAGCATGAGCGAGTGCGCCATGTTGTTGGCGCCGTCACCGAAGTAGGACATCCGCAGGCCGGCCAGCGCGCCTTTGCGTTCGGCGAGCGTCTGGAGGTCAGCAAGCACCTGGCAGGGGTGGAACTCGTCGGACAGCGCGTTGACGATCGGCACCGTCGACCCTGCTGCCATCGCGGTCAGCCGATCCTGAGCGAACGTGCGCCACACGATCGCCTTGACGTAGCGGGACAACACCCGGCCGGTGTCTTCGAGCGTCTCGTCGCGGCCGAGCTGAGTACTGCGACCGTCGACCACGACGGCGTGGCCGCCCAGTTGGGCGATGCCGATCTCGAACGAGAACCTTGTCCTGGTCGAGTTCTTGTCGAAGATGACCGCCACGCCGCACGGCCCCTCCAACGGGCGGTGGCCGAACGGGTCGTTCTTCATTCGCGCCGCCAGCGCCAGCACCTCGGCCTGCTCGTCGGGGGTCAGGTCGTCGTCGCGCAGGAAGTGGCGGATCACTGCGCGGCGCCTCGGTCGAGAACGCCAGGCAACGCGGCCAGAAAGGCATCGACCTGGGCCTCGCTGATGATCAGCGGCGGGGCCAGCCGGATCACGTTTGGTGCGGCGGCGTTGATGAGGAAACCCGCCTCACGCGCAGCGGATTCGACGGGCTTGGCCTTCTCGGCGGTGAGCACGACACCGCGCAGCAAGCCCCGGCCGCGGACGTGGTCGACGAGCGGATGGCCCAGTTCTTCGATGCCGGTCGCCAGGGTCTTGCCGAGGGTGTCGGCTCGGCTGATGAGGTCGTCGTCGGCGAGCACGCGCAGCACGGCGAGCGCAGCCGCAGTGCATACCGGGTTGCCGCCGAACGTGCTGCCGTGCAGGCCTGGGGTGAGCAGGTCCGCCGTGTCGCCGACGGCTATGCACGCCCCGATCGGCAGCCCCCCGCCGAGTCCCTTGGCCAGCGTCACGATGTCGGGCGTCATCCCGTCGTGCTGGTGGGCGAAGAACGCGCCGGTGCGGCCCATTCCGGTCTGCACTTCATCGAGGACTAGCAACGCGCCGTGCCCGGCGGTGATCTCGCGCGCCGCGGTGAGGTAGCCGGCCGGCGGGACGACGACGCCGCCCTCACCCATGATCGGCTCCAGGAACACCGCGGCGGTCTCGTCGTCGACGGCGGCTCGCAACGCTTCCACGTCGCCGTACGGGACATGGGTGACGTCGCCGGGCAGCGGCTCGAACGGCGCCTGTTTCGAGGGCTGGCCCGTCAGCGCCAGTGAGCCCATCGTCCGGCCG from Mycobacterium sp. IDR2000157661 harbors:
- a CDS encoding TetR/AcrR family transcriptional regulator, giving the protein MTTNAERKRPGRPPGTSDTRERILASARELFARKGIDRTSIRAIAADAGVDPALVHHYFGTKTQLFAAAIHIPIDPMQVIGPLQEIPVEDIGRTLPSILLPLWESELGKGFIATLRSVLAGNDVSLVRSFFQEIIAAQIGARVDDPPGTGPVRVQFVASQLVGVVMVRYILELEPFKSLPVEQVAEIIAPNLQRYLTGDLPDLS
- a CDS encoding Trm112 family protein; this translates as MALDARLLEILVCPQDRGPLLLVEDEYLYNPRLRRAYRIDGGIPVLLIDEAVAVTDDGEHQRMLDLASGQVG
- a CDS encoding acyl-CoA synthetase, producing the protein MDLSAITRPVGRLVATAQNGLEVLRYGGLETGAVPSPFQIIQSVPMYRLRRYFPPDTRPGARQPGPPVLMVHPMMMSADMWDVTRDDGAVGILHKVDIDPWVIDFGAPDKVEGGMERTLADHVVALSEAIDTVKEVTGRDVHLAGYSQGGMFAYQSAAYRRSKDLASIIAFGSPVDTLAALPMNLPPGIAPAAADFMADHVFSRIDIPGWLARTGFQMLDPLKTAQSRIDFLRQLHDREALLPREQQRRFLASEGWIAWSGPAIAELLKQFIAHNRMMSGGFNIHGDLVTLSDIDCPVLAVVGEVDDIGQPASVRGIKRAAPKADVYEYLIRAGHFGLVVGSKAADQTWPTVAQWVKWLDGTGELPGDVNPMALLPQEHSESGVSLSSRVAHGAGAATEMVFSFARSAAGALVSANKSARALAVETARTLPRLARLGQINDHTRISLGRIMSEQARDAPNGEALLFDGRVHTYEAVDRRIDNVVRGLIEVGVRQGAHVGVLMETRPSALVAIAALSRLGAVAVLMPPDVDLAAAVRLGSVSEIIADPTHLDAARGLGTRVLILGGGESRDLHLPEHAGVVDMEQIDPEVVDLPGWYRPNPGLARDLAFVAFSTVGGELHARQITNYRWALSAFGTASAANLSRNDTVYCLTPLHHQSGLLVALGGAVVGGSRIALSRGPRPDRFVQEIRQYGVTVVTYTWGMLRDVIDDPSFSLVGSHPVRLFIGSGMPTGLWKRVVEVFAPAQIVEFFATTDGQAVLANVSGAKIGSKGRQLPGGGEVALAAYDPDEDLILEDDDGFVRRADDNEVGVLLAHPRGPVDPTASIKRGVFAPADTWVSTEYLFRRDEDGDYWLVDNRGLVIRTARGCVFSAPVNDAVGHLGAVDLAVTYGVEVNGHELAVTALALRPGGSIPSADLSEALSDLPVGCPPDIVHVVSKMALSASYRPLISPLRAEGLPKPSRNAWYLDPDTNRYKRLTVAVRTEIAEGQPG
- a CDS encoding ABC-F family ATP-binding cassette domain-containing protein, yielding MANLINVERVTVSYGTRTLLDAVSLGIDDGDAVGVVGRNGDGKTTLLQILTTAREPDSGRVTHTSGLSVGYLHQSDDFGAQATVREVIVGGRPDHVWAAEPHTRDVVSHLLGGVDVDTTVGHLSGGERRRVALATVLIAGHDVLVLDEPTNHLDVEVIGWLAGHLNARPARALVVVSHDRWFLDAVCTRTWEVHSESGKGRVDGYEGGYAAYVLARAERMRLAAGAEARRQNLMRKELAWLRRGPPARTSKPKFRIQAANELIANEPPPRDSLVLQSFATTRLGKDVFDLHRVRLEAGDTVVLDKIDWSIGPGARIGLVGVNGTGKTTVLRLLAGELAPTAGTIKRGATLKIGYLSQALAELGGAERVLDAIENRRRITELAGGREISADTLLRDFGFTGDKLTARVAELSGGERRRLQFLRMLLDEPNVLLLDEPTNDLDIDTLTVIEDYLDGWPGTLIVVTHDRYFLERVTDVTYALTGGGRCDLLPGGIDQYLAQRASAAPSSARPEPQKGESAAARERRTGKEMTRIEGQLEKLDQRIAALHQSMAEAASDHVLLGRLNDELRELAQRKDSLEEAWLAAAED
- the argH gene encoding argininosuccinate lyase, with translation MSTNEGSLWGGRFSGGPSDALAALSKSTHFDWVLAPYDIRASKAHARVLFAAGLLTEEQRDGLLVGLDSLAADVADGGFGPLVTDEDVHGALERGLIDRVGAELGGRLRAGRSRNDQVATLFRLWLRDAIRRVADGVLEVASALADQAAAHPTAIMPGKTHLQSAQPVLLAHHLLAHAHPLLRDVDRLADVDKRTAVSPYGSGALAGSSLRLDPDAIAADLGFAAAADNSIDATASRDFAAEAAFVFSIIGVDLSRLAEDIILWSTTEFGYVELHDSWSTGSSIMPQKKNPDIAELARGKSGRLIGNLTGLLATLKAQPLAYNRDLQEDKEPVFDSVAQLELLLPAMAGLVATLRFDVDRMAELAPLGYTLATDVAEWLVGRGVPFRVAHEAAGAAVRAAEVRGVGLEDLADAELAGIHPELSPQVREVLTVDGSVNSRDARGGTAPVQVARQLRVVRGAVDDLRLRLRR
- a CDS encoding argininosuccinate synthase — translated: MSERVILAYSGGLDTSVAISWIGKETGREVVAVAIDLGQGGEDMEVIRQRALDCGAVEAVVVDARDEFAEQYCLPAIQSNALYMDRYPLVSALSRPLIVKHLVAAARKHGGGTVAHGCTGKGNDQVRFEVGFNSLAPDLQVLAPVRDYAWTREKAIAFAEENAIPINVTKRSPFSIDQNVWGRAVETGFLEHLWNAPTKDVYDYTVDPTVNWGVPDEVVVGFERGVPVSIDGRPVSVLEAIEELNRRGGEQGVGRLDVVEDRLVGIKSREIYEAPGAMVLITAHTELEHVTLERELGRFKRGTDRKWGELVYDGLWYSPLKTALETFVASTQEHVSGEIRMVLHGGHIAVNGRRSAESLYDFNLATYDEGDTFDQSAARGFVQIHGLSSSISARRDLAGK
- a CDS encoding arginine repressor, producing the protein MAVGASGSRAVTSAATRAGRQARIVSILSTQSVHSQGELAAMLAGEGIDVTQATLSRDLEELGAVKLRGADGGVGVYVVPEDGSPVRGVSGGTERMSRLLAELLVSTDASGNLAILRTPPGAAHYLASAIDRAALPFVVGTVAGDDTILVVAREPMTGAELATKFEGIQQKETGNR
- the argF gene encoding ornithine carbamoyltransferase gives rise to the protein MIRHFLRDDDLTPDEQAEVLALAARMKNDPFGHRPLEGPCGVAVIFDKNSTRTRFSFEIGIAQLGGHAVVVDGRSTQLGRDETLEDTGRVLSRYVKAIVWRTFAQDRLTAMAAGSTVPIVNALSDEFHPCQVLADLQTLAERKGALAGLRMSYFGDGANNMAHSLMLGGVTAGIDVTIAAPDGFAPHPDFVAAAKKRAAQTGATVALTADARAAAEGADVLVTDTWTSMGQEDDGLDRVGPFRPFQVNSDLVTLADSEAVVLHCLPAHRGDEITDDVIDGPHSAVWDEAENRLHAQKALLVWLLERAGVEQ
- a CDS encoding acetylornithine transaminase, with protein sequence MTLLDRWQAVMMNNYGTPPLALATGDGAVVTDADGKSYVDLLGGIAVNILGHRHPAVIDAVTRQLNTLGHTSNLYATEPGVALAEALVGALGGPDLPAKVFFCNSGTEANEVAFKITRLTGRTKLVAAQGAFHGRTMGSLALTGQPSKQAPFEPLPGDVTHVPYGDVEALRAAVDDETAAVFLEPIMGEGGVVVPPAGYLTAAREITAGHGALLVLDEVQTGMGRTGAFFAHQHDGMTPDIVTLAKGLGGGLPIGACIAVGDTADLLTPGLHGSTFGGNPVCTAAALAVLRVLADDDLISRADTLGKTLATGIEELGHPLVDHVRGRGLLRGVVLTAEKAKPVESAAREAGFLINAAAPNVIRLAPPLIISEAQVDAFLAALPGVLDRGAAQ